In a genomic window of Salegentibacter salegens:
- a CDS encoding DUF5683 domain-containing protein, translating into MKTNRVLSFLFFLLFVFKLTAQEDSLRVETPEVPDTVSEEKDYKPYNALAPAKAAFYSAILPGLGQAYNGRYWKIPLVYAGIGTGVYFYINNNKEWNRYRDAYKNRLAGRKDEFTVDGDQRITDDGLIRAQEFYRRNKEISILVIAGFYVLNIIDANVDAHLQQFNVSEDLSLKPNMEFDNFTGKSKYGVSLNYRF; encoded by the coding sequence GTGAAGACTAATCGGGTACTATCATTTCTCTTTTTTCTGTTGTTCGTTTTCAAACTTACAGCCCAGGAAGATTCTTTAAGAGTTGAAACTCCTGAAGTACCAGATACTGTTTCAGAAGAAAAAGATTATAAACCTTACAATGCGCTGGCACCCGCTAAAGCTGCATTTTATTCGGCTATTCTACCCGGCTTAGGACAGGCATATAATGGCCGTTATTGGAAAATCCCTCTCGTTTATGCAGGAATTGGAACCGGAGTATATTTCTATATCAATAACAATAAAGAATGGAACCGATATAGAGATGCTTATAAAAATCGACTCGCCGGCAGGAAAGATGAATTTACTGTAGACGGGGATCAAAGAATAACTGACGATGGGCTAATAAGAGCCCAGGAATTTTACCGCAGAAATAAAGAAATATCGATATTGGTAATCGCAGGATTTTATGTCTTGAATATTATAGATGCCAATGTAGACGCACACCTACAGCAATTTAATGTTAGTGAAGATCTTAGTTTAAAACCTAATATGGAATTCGATAATTTTACGGGCAAATCCAAATATGGAGTATCCCTAAATTATAGATTTTAG